From Quadrisphaera sp. DSM 44207, the proteins below share one genomic window:
- the dxr gene encoding 1-deoxy-D-xylulose-5-phosphate reductoisomerase, with amino-acid sequence MRDVVLLGSTGSIGAQAEDVVARAPDRFRVVALAAGGADVAALAAQAVRLRVEAVGVARPQAEAPLREALASAAREAGRAGWSPRVLAGPDAAVELAAAPCDVVLNGMTGSVGLRPTLAALAAGRTLALANKESLVVGGPLVTAAAAPGQVVPVDSEHSALAQCLRGGRAEEVRRLVLTASGGPFRGRARSELAAVTPSQALAHPTWAMGPVVTTNSATMVNKALEVVEAHLLFDLPLERIDVVVHPQSVVHSMVEFTDGSTLAQCSPPDMRLPISLGLAWPERVPHQGYGIDWSRAASWEFEPLDEEAFPAVRLARRAAQAGGTAPAVYNAANEECVEGFLAGRLPFLAIVDTVEQVVAEHVPASGALSVDDVLAAESWARARAREVLAQRGAA; translated from the coding sequence ATGAGGGACGTCGTCCTGCTCGGGTCGACGGGGTCGATCGGCGCACAGGCCGAGGACGTCGTCGCGCGGGCCCCCGACCGCTTCCGCGTCGTGGCTCTGGCCGCCGGCGGGGCGGACGTCGCGGCGCTGGCCGCCCAGGCGGTGCGCCTGAGGGTCGAGGCCGTCGGCGTCGCGCGGCCGCAGGCCGAGGCGCCGCTGCGCGAGGCCCTGGCGAGCGCCGCCCGGGAGGCTGGCCGGGCCGGCTGGAGCCCGCGCGTGCTCGCCGGCCCCGACGCCGCCGTCGAGCTCGCCGCCGCCCCCTGCGACGTCGTCCTCAACGGCATGACCGGCTCCGTCGGCCTGCGCCCCACGCTCGCCGCCCTGGCGGCCGGGCGCACACTGGCGCTGGCCAACAAGGAGTCCCTCGTCGTGGGCGGCCCGCTCGTGACCGCGGCCGCGGCGCCCGGGCAGGTCGTGCCTGTCGACTCCGAGCACTCCGCGCTGGCGCAGTGCCTGCGCGGAGGGCGCGCGGAGGAGGTGCGCCGCCTCGTGCTCACCGCCTCCGGCGGGCCGTTCCGCGGCCGGGCGCGCTCGGAGCTGGCCGCCGTCACGCCCTCGCAGGCCCTGGCCCACCCGACGTGGGCCATGGGGCCGGTGGTGACGACGAACTCCGCGACCATGGTGAACAAGGCGCTGGAGGTGGTCGAGGCGCACCTGCTCTTCGACCTGCCGCTGGAGCGCATCGACGTCGTCGTGCACCCGCAGTCGGTGGTGCACTCCATGGTGGAGTTCACCGACGGCTCCACCCTCGCGCAGTGCTCCCCGCCCGACATGCGCCTGCCGATCTCCCTCGGCCTGGCCTGGCCCGAGCGCGTGCCGCACCAGGGCTACGGCATCGACTGGTCGCGGGCGGCGAGCTGGGAGTTCGAGCCCCTGGACGAGGAGGCGTTCCCCGCCGTCCGCCTCGCGCGCCGGGCCGCGCAGGCCGGCGGCACCGCGCCCGCGGTCTACAACGCCGCCAACGAGGAGTGCGTCGAGGGCTTCCTCGCCGGCCGCCTGCCCTTCCTGGCGATCGTCGACACCGTGGAGCAGGTGGTCGCCGAGCACGTCCCGGCGTCCGGCGCGCTGAGCGTGGACGACGTCCTGGCGGCGGAGTCGTGGGCGCGCGCCCGCGCCCGCGAGGTCCTGGCGCAGCGGGGGGCGGCGTGA